The nucleotide sequence TAACAAATGGATATCATGTGTTCCTTCGTAAGTAATTACTGATTCTAAATTTGCCATGTGGCGCATAATTGAATATTCACCAGTAATACCCATTCCACCATGTATTTGGCGAGCCTCTCTAGCAATTTTTATAGCCATATCAACATTGTTTCTTTTGGCCATAGATATTTGTGCAGATGTTGCTTTACCTTCATTACGTAAAACTCCTAATCGCCATGTTAACAACTGTGCTTTGGTAATTTCAGTTATCATTTCAGCCAATTTCTTTTGTGTTAATTGAAATGATGCAATTGGCACACCAAATTGTATTCTTTCTTTTGAATACCTTAATGCCGAATCATAACAATCCATCGCTGCACCAATAGCTCCCCAAGCAATTCCATAACGAGCTGAATCTAAACAACCAAGCGGAGCTCCTAATCCAGATTTATTTGGTAATAAGTTAGCTTTTGGAACTTTAACATTATCAAAAACCAACTCTCCTGTAATTGACGCTCTTAACGACCATTTATCGTGAGTTTCTGGAGTGGTAAACCCTTCCATTCCTCTTTCAACCAATAAGCCATGTATTCTTCCTCTTTCGTCTTTTGCCCAAACCACAGCAACATCAGCAATAGGAGCATTGGTAATCCACATTTTGGCACCATTTAATAGGTAATGATCGCCCATATCCTTA is from Flavobacteriales bacterium and encodes:
- a CDS encoding acyl-CoA dehydrogenase family protein, with protein sequence MADDRFQAPDYYNLDELLTDEHKLIRDTVRAWIKKDVSPIIEEYAQKAQFPKQIIPGLAEVGGFGPYIPAEYGGPGLDQISYGLIMQELERCDSGVRSTSSVQSSLVMYPIWKYGNEEQRMRFLPKLATGEFMGCFGLTEPDHGSNPGGMVTNFKDMGDHYLLNGAKMWITNAPIADVAVVWAKDERGRIHGLLVERGMEGFTTPETHDKWSLRASITGELVFDNVKVPKANLLPNKSGLGAPLGCLDSARYGIAWGAIGAAMDCYDSALRYSKERIQFGVPIASFQLTQKKLAEMITEITKAQLLTWRLGVLRNEGKATSAQISMAKRNNVDMAIKIAREARQIHGGMGITGEYSIMRHMANLESVITYEGTHDIHLLITGMDVTGISAFKNDGTQF